A genomic region of Solanum dulcamara chromosome 2, daSolDulc1.2, whole genome shotgun sequence contains the following coding sequences:
- the LOC129880198 gene encoding F-box/kelch-repeat protein SKIP11-like, translating to MLEDRSCLVQRDCRTESNWMACMSYCIDRIEVQNGKRPLENDEESENVQCKLQKQSDGSVLQGVVSSGGSSSASPDEQADNQGHAGEDSTSASPDEQAGNQGHAGDNSDSASLDEQADNQRHAGDNSVLSELFHVIGRDNSISSLIRCSRSDYGAVASLNSAFRSLVRSGELYRLRRENGVVEHWVYFSCQLLEWEAFDPTRRRWMHLPTMNPNECFVFSDKESLAVGTELLVFGKEVLAHVIYRYSLLTNTWSSGMQMNAPRCLFGSASRGEIAILAGGCDSRGKILSSAELYNSEEGTWRTLPSMNQPRKMCSGVFMDGKFYVVGGIGGAESKLLTCGEEYDLVTGTWTEIPNMSPVRPNAARNDMPATSEAPPLVAVVNNELYAADYAAMEVRKYDKRNRAWVTIGRLPERAASMNGWGLAFRACGDSLIVVGGPRVMGEGYIEVNSWVPSEGPPEWNLLGRKRSGSFVYNCAVMGC from the coding sequence ATGTTGGAAGATCGGTCCTGTTTGGTTCAAAGGGATTGTCGGACAGAAAGTAACTGGATGGCTTGCATGAGTTATTGCATTGATAGGATTGAAgtccagaatggcaaaaggccaTTGGAAAATGACGAGGAGAGTGAAAATGTGCAATGCAAGTTGCAAAAGCAGTCTGATGGTTCTGTCCTACAGGGAGTGGTTTCATCCGGGGGCAGCTCTTCCGCGTCCCCTGATGAGCAAGCTGATAATCAGGGTCATGCTGGGGAGGATTCTACTTCAGCATCCCCTGATGAGCAAGCTGGCAATCAGGGTCATGCTGGGGATAATTCTGATTCAGCATCCCTTGATGAGCAAGCTGACAATCAGCGTCATGCTGGGGATAATTCTGTTTTGAGCGAGCTTTTTCATGTTATTGGCCGTGACAACTCTATAAGTTCTCTCATTCGGTGCTCTAGGTCAGATTATGGCGCTGTAGCATCTTTGAATAGTGCATTTCGCTCATTAGTTAGGAGTGGTGAACTTTATAGATTGCGACGAGAAAATGGTGTCGTTGAGCATTGGGTGTATTTCTCATGCCAGCTGCTCGAATGGGAAGCGTTTGACCCTACTAGGCGCCGTTGGATGCATCTGCCAACCATGAATCCAAACGAGTGCTTCGTGTTCTCCGACAAGGAATCTTTGGCGGTTGGTACGGAGCTTCTTGTTTTTGGAAAGGAGGTGTTGGCACATGTCATTTATCGATACAGCTTACTGACAAATACGTGGTCATCGGGGATGCAGATGAATGCGCCAAGATGTCTATTTGGTTCTGCCAGCCGTGGGGAGATCGCCATTCTGGCTGGCGGTTGTGATTCACGAGGTAAAATCCTTAGCTCTGCTGAACTGTACAACTCTGAGGAAGGCACGTGGAGGACTTTGCCAAGCATGAACCAGCCACGTAAGATGTGTTCGGGCGTATTCATGGATGGAAAGTTTTATGTGGTAGGAGGCATTGGAGGAGCTGAATCAAAGCTGTTGACATGTGGGGAGGAGTATGATCTGGTAACAGGAACATGGACTGAAATCCCAAACATGTCACCTGTGCGACCTAATGCAGCTAGGAATGATATGCCTGCTACATCCGAAGCACCTCCGCTGGTGGCTGTTGTAAATAACGAATTGTATGCTGCCGATTATGCTGCCATGGAGGTTAGGAAGTATGACAAGCGAAACAGAGCATGGGTTACCATTGGACGATTGCCTGAACGAGCAGCTTCCATGAATGGGTGGGGTTTGGCCTTTCGGGCATGTGGTGATAGTTTGATTGTAGTTGGAGGGCCTAGGGTTATGGGCGAAGGATATATTGAGGTGAATTCGTGGGTACCGAGTGAAGGGCCTCCAGAATGGAACTTGCTTGGCCGGAAGAGATCTGGTAGTTTTGTGTATAACTGCGCTGTCATGGGATGCTGA